CAACGAATTCTATATAAGAGACATTTCGAACCGGGGCACTACGCTGTTAAATGGCGAGAAGATTTTTCCGGAAGCATTACTACAAGCCAACGACATTATCACACTGGGAAAAGATGGCATAAAAATGCGTTTTCTCGGGACCGGTCGTTTTTCAGAGTTGCCTGTTGAAGAAAAACAACTGGATCGAAGAATTTTAAACATGCTTGATGAAGATGAAAAAGAAATTGAGGCCATAAAGCGCTTTCTCGAACCAGTTCCCGAAAGTACTGGGATAAAATTCGTTAAATCGATCTTGAATAAAATATGGCGTCAGTAGCAATGAAGAATATTAGTCGTTACGAAATCAAATCAATACTGGGCCAGGGCAATATGGCGACGGTATATGAAGCTCATGACCCACGGATTAACCGCACACTGGCAATCAAGGTCATGCGCAAGGAAAAATGCGCTGACAATGAAAGTCGAACGCGATTTTTACGCGAGGGCAAGGCCGTAGGCGCACTAAACCATCCCAATATAGTCACGATATATGACGTCAGCGAACTCGATAGTACGCCGTATATTGCCATGGAAATGATCAACGGAACATCACTAGACAAACTGATTAAACAAGACCACAGTTTTTCCTTCGATCAAATCGCTCAACTGGGCATACAACTCGCAAATGCCCTACATTTCGCGCATACACGCAACATCATTCATCGAGACATAAAACCAAGTAACATCATTCTTTCGGACGATTTTCGAACAGTCAAAATAACGGATTTTGGCATTGCCCGTGTCGAAGAAGTCGAAATCACTCAGCTTACTCAGATAGGCAATTTATTGGGCACCCCCCAATATATGTCACCTGAACAAGTAAATGGTGAAAAAGCTGACGCACGATCTGATCTATTTTCTCTCGGATCTATTTTATATCAATTGCTAACAGGAAAACGTGCTTTCTCAGGGCAAGGGCTGGCAAAAGTATTGTTTCAAATTGCAACGGAGTCTCCTGAACCGATAGAAAATCTGCGACCGGAAACTCCCGATATCCTTAAACAAGCAGTCACTCGTTTGTTGGAGAAAGACCCACAAAAACGTTATCAAAGTGGCGAGGAACTTGCCGCTGCGCTAGAACTTTCGCTGGAACAGATGAATCCACATGCATTAAATCGGGTTTTCGCATTTTCGAGGAGCGGGTTCAATACCCTAGGATTTTTTCTCACTATCGCTCTAATTTTTTCAAGTTGCGTCTCGATTGGCGCATTTCACTTCAGTCAATCCCAAAAACTAAGCGATGACTTCGTCATCTCACATGCCGATTCCCTGTCTAAATTCATGTCGGAATCTGCTGCAGAATCATTGCTATCTCAAGACTGGCGTTCACTGGAAATACTGGTAAAGGACTTTCAAGAGAAATATCACTTGAACAGCATAGCATTTGCTGATAGAGAACACATCATCAAGGCGAGCAACGAGGCAGACCGCCTAAACCGAAACTTAAATGCACCCCGCGTTTTCAGCTTTGACATTTACGAGTCGAATTACCAATTCACAACCCCGGTACGTTTTGGTGATCAAGATATTGGTGCACTGCAATTCGGGATAGTCAGACGATCTGTTTTTGAACAGTTTAATCTAGGCCAGATAGCAACCCCAACACTGGCTTTGGGTGCATCATTACTGCTTCTAAGTGTCATCTCACTTTTTAGTATTTCGAGGATAAGAAAGTAAGCCGACTTTCTTAACAGGGAACGATGACAATAAAAACAACATATTCAATACTAGCTCTTATTGTTCTTAGCTTTCTGCACGGATGTAGCGTGAGCCTTTACAAGGGCCACGGCAACACTGCGGGAAAAGGCAATAGCATTCTAAAAATTACTCAGGCAGCAAGCAAAGATTTAGTCGTATTAATCACCCGTCGTGACGACACGCTCCAGAGACTCGCGCAACAATATTTGGGTGACGCCAATAAGGACTGGGTAATCGCTGACTATAACCAAATCGACCATATCGTTCCGGGTATCGAAATTGCCATTCCTTTAAAACCATTTAATCCTACCGGCGTTTTTGGCAACGGCCTGCAAACCATTCCTATACTGTGCTATCACCGATTCGATGACGAACGGGGAAAAATGTCTGTCTCCACCGACAAATTCCGACAGCAGATGCAATACCTGAAGGACAATGGTTATCGTGTGATCTCACTAAAAGACGCTCTCTCATTTTTTCAGGGAAAACAGGCCATACCTCTAAGGTCTGTGGTTATCACAATAGATGATGGCTATCGATCCAACTACACCGAAGCCTTTCCCATATTTCAGGAATTCAACTTCCCAGCAACCATTTTTCTTTATACTGATTTTCTTGGCGCACCGGATGCGTTGACGTACACACAAATCCGAGAAATGCACAAAAGCGGGCTGATAGATTTTCAACCGCATTCCAAGAGTCATCCCAATCTAGTGTTAATGCACGGCGATGATAGCGAAGAAGAGTACCGCCAGCGAGTGGAAGCGGAGATTGAGTCATCTTCCAGTCGCATCTCATCAATCATTGAGACTGATATGTTTTCATTTGCCTATCCATTCGGTGATACGAATGAATTAGTAATTAGCAAACTCAAAGATCGCAATTTTTCGGTTGCCGCTACCGTACAGCCAGGCACCAATCCCGCATTCGCAACACCATTTATGCTCAAGCGTACCATGATATTCGGCGACCACGATTATGAAACGTTTATAGCCTCACTACAGGTTTTTGAATCTTTGAGACTTAAAGAGTAACGGGATTATCGCCTAGTGAAAAATTTTATTTTACCTATCTCCGTCTTATCTGTATTGCTAGTAACGCAGTCGTGCGCATCATCAAATCTGACGTTCACAAATGAGTTTGTGTATGCCGACACAATACACCCGGAAAGACACTATCGTCTGGCGCAGAAAAGTCTAAAAGAAAAAGATTATCAGCGTTCACTACGCCACTGGCGCATCCTGAGCACAGTTAAACCCGATGCCGCCGAATACAAGAACCGAATAAGAATTGTCGAGGCATTGGCCGATCGCATGGCTTACCTGGAAATTGAAAAAGGGCAAAAGCTACTGAAGATGGGAAAATTAGAAATCGCAAGAATGCACTTTTTACGCGCCCTGTTTTATCAACCAAATAACGATTTCGCCTTTGGCGCCCTGCGCGAAATCAATACTGATGAGGTTACTAAGGCGCAATTGACGCATATCGACAAACTGAAAAAACAACAGGTTCAGCAATACGCCGATTCGCAATAAGTCTATTGCGCAGCGAATTTCTTCAAATTTATTTTCATCCGTATGGCTTTTTCCCGATAGAGTCGCGCATTTTCGTTTTCTGGCATCATGGAAAGAAATTCATCCCATAACAAAATCGCGCCTTCGAGATCCTGTCGACGTTGAGCTAGTAACGCGCGCTTGTAAAGACTGTCAGCGACTTCAAGAAAAAGGGCTTCCTTTTTCGCCTTAGCCTGAATGTGATCGGGTTGAAGTTCCAATACTTTGTCAAACGCCCTAAAGGCCTCTTCGTTTTGACTATTCTCAATTGCCCGTAGACCTTGTTGATAATATTGGTCGACCTCTATTTTTGCGGAAAGGGCTTCCAGTTGAAAACGAATGTCTGCGTTTCCGGGCTGTAAAGCTGTTGCACGATGTAATAAGTCTTTTGCCGCCAGTGTTTTTTGTTGTTTTTCAAGATGGCTTGCCTGTTTGAGCAAAGCATTGGTCAGCAGATGATTCAAAGCCTTCTTCTCGCTATCGGACAAAACCTTCTCGGTCAGGCTATTTTCCAACTCGTTAATGACATCGCTGTATTTGCCGAGTTCGTACAGGCTGTTTGCACGTTGTAAATCGGTGTTGGGCATCGCAGCCAGCCTGGTATCGGAATCTGCCACAGACTGCTCGCCAGGAATCCGGATTTTCTGCCCCATTTTTACGTCGCTGGGCTTTTCAATGTGGTTATAGCGAGCGAGCAAATAGAACAGCAGTGGATCATTCAAATACTGTTTTGCCAGTTTCGATAGCGAATCTCCATACTCAATACGATATTCGAAACTCTCACTTCCCAGCTGTTCAACAGGATCATCGTCCAACTGTGACAGCAGTTTGCTGGCTCTCTTATTGTTTGGACTCAGTTCAAGCGCGCCATTGAATGCCCAACGCGCACCGTTCTGATCGCCTTTCTGCAGATAAAGTATGCCCTGTTGGATATACTCTCTGACACTGGACAAAACTGGACGGTGGGATTCAGGATCTGGCGTCTGCGGAAGCGCCCCAATTTCCTCGACCTCTTCTGACGACTCCGTAGATTCTGCCGTCACGTCCAGACCTGTTTCTATTTGTGGCAGGTCAACTGGCTCGGAAGGTGACTCAATAGGAGGAACGGGGATAACACCGCAACTGCTGAGCAAAAACAGAAATGCGCCGCCAATAGGTGCGGCGACCTTGCCTCTTATTATTATTTTCACAACACAACCTCAATTTTGGTACTGCGCAACAAACTTTAGAATGGATAATGCAGCGCTACTCCCGCATTATTCGCGTTATTCTTTAATCGTGTATATTCAAGCTCCAAGGTTATCTTGCTCTTAAACACATAGCCCAAACCAGCGCCTAACTGTAACTCCAGACCTTCTCTAATGCGCGTGCCTGCGCCAGCTGGTCTTAGGTGTTCGCTATGCATATAGACAGCGCCGGCTTTTAACTTTAGATAGCCCTCCGTTAAAACAGGATAACGGTAGGCGCCGTATACAGCTACATCCCAATAGGAAAAACTGCCATTGCCCTCTGCAGACGTATAATCACCGCCATAAAAACCGTAATTTCCTTCGATTTCACCGGAAAGATTATTGTCCAGACCATAGCCGTAAAAAGCCCCGACGGTA
The nucleotide sequence above comes from Gammaproteobacteria bacterium. Encoded proteins:
- a CDS encoding serine/threonine protein kinase, yielding MASVAMKNISRYEIKSILGQGNMATVYEAHDPRINRTLAIKVMRKEKCADNESRTRFLREGKAVGALNHPNIVTIYDVSELDSTPYIAMEMINGTSLDKLIKQDHSFSFDQIAQLGIQLANALHFAHTRNIIHRDIKPSNIILSDDFRTVKITDFGIARVEEVEITQLTQIGNLLGTPQYMSPEQVNGEKADARSDLFSLGSILYQLLTGKRAFSGQGLAKVLFQIATESPEPIENLRPETPDILKQAVTRLLEKDPQKRYQSGEELAAALELSLEQMNPHALNRVFAFSRSGFNTLGFFLTIALIFSSCVSIGAFHFSQSQKLSDDFVISHADSLSKFMSESAAESLLSQDWRSLEILVKDFQEKYHLNSIAFADREHIIKASNEADRLNRNLNAPRVFSFDIYESNYQFTTPVRFGDQDIGALQFGIVRRSVFEQFNLGQIATPTLALGASLLLLSVISLFSISRIRK
- a CDS encoding polysaccharide deacetylase family protein, which produces MSLYKGHGNTAGKGNSILKITQAASKDLVVLITRRDDTLQRLAQQYLGDANKDWVIADYNQIDHIVPGIEIAIPLKPFNPTGVFGNGLQTIPILCYHRFDDERGKMSVSTDKFRQQMQYLKDNGYRVISLKDALSFFQGKQAIPLRSVVITIDDGYRSNYTEAFPIFQEFNFPATIFLYTDFLGAPDALTYTQIREMHKSGLIDFQPHSKSHPNLVLMHGDDSEEEYRQRVEAEIESSSSRISSIIETDMFSFAYPFGDTNELVISKLKDRNFSVAATVQPGTNPAFATPFMLKRTMIFGDHDYETFIASLQVFESLRLKE
- a CDS encoding LysM peptidoglycan-binding domain-containing protein codes for the protein MKIIIRGKVAAPIGGAFLFLLSSCGVIPVPPIESPSEPVDLPQIETGLDVTAESTESSEEVEEIGALPQTPDPESHRPVLSSVREYIQQGILYLQKGDQNGARWAFNGALELSPNNKRASKLLSQLDDDPVEQLGSESFEYRIEYGDSLSKLAKQYLNDPLLFYLLARYNHIEKPSDVKMGQKIRIPGEQSVADSDTRLAAMPNTDLQRANSLYELGKYSDVINELENSLTEKVLSDSEKKALNHLLTNALLKQASHLEKQQKTLAAKDLLHRATALQPGNADIRFQLEALSAKIEVDQYYQQGLRAIENSQNEEAFRAFDKVLELQPDHIQAKAKKEALFLEVADSLYKRALLAQRRQDLEGAILLWDEFLSMMPENENARLYREKAIRMKINLKKFAAQ
- a CDS encoding porin family protein gives rise to the protein MSRRLIFLVILCTLAWSNAQAREGVSYILPKITAMVFDDNPQWRKPLYTVGAFYGYGLDNNLSGEIEGNYGFYGGDYTSAEGNGSFSYWDVAVYGAYRYPVLTEGYLKLKAGAVYMHSEHLRPAGAGTRIREGLELQLGAGLGYVFKSKITLELEYTRLKNNANNAGVALHYPF